In Phycisphaerae bacterium RAS2, the DNA window GAAAGCCGATCTTCGGCTGTCCGTGTGTCAATAAACCGAAACGCTGAGGCTGCGATGTACTCACGATCAGCTTCGAAAGCCATCCATCGCCGACCTTCGATTTCTGCTACTGCGCCGGTGGTGTTTGATCCCGCAAAGATATCAAGGACGATGTCACCGGGGTTCGTGAGGAATCGAATAAAAAACTCTGGTAGCTTTGGCGGGAATCTCGCGGGATGGCTCGGAATGCCCAGCGCTTTGCATCCGCGCAAATATTGGCCGTTTGATTCGGAGTTCGGAATCTGCAGTAGATTCGATGGGATTGAGCCACCGTTGTCTTTGCCAAAGTTGCCGCTGATGTCATGCCCTGATGGCCGTTTCTTTGGGCTGTAAAATCCCTCGGGATCGGAGATTAGCTTCTTCATCCTCTCGCTGTATTCCGTGAGCACCTTGGACACATCCGCCCTGGGCCATTCGGACTTTGAAAACCACCACACTGTATTTACTGAATCTTTGGCCCGAATCTTTCGTTTGTTGACCCACTCGATGGGACTAGGAAGCTTAGAGGGGTTGAACCAGTAGAAGTCCTCGGCCAGCTTGAAGCCGACCTCGTCGCACACACGGATGGCGAAGCGAAACGGATACAAGCTGCGTACCGGCACGCCCTTTTCATACGCGCCCCCAATGTCGATGACAAAGCTGCCATCGGAACAAAGCTTCCTAAAAACCAGCTCTGCAAACTGAAGCAGCCAATCAACGTACTGATCCTGCGCCTTGTTGCCGTAATCTTTTTGACGTTGAAGAGCGAAAGGCGGACTGGTCATCACAAGATTGATGCTTTCGTCCGGAAGCTCGGTCAGCAGATGGAGCGCATCACCCCGGAATGCCGCACCCCATGCCGTTCGATAGGCAGGCACGCTGTCCATTTTCGGTAACTCGATCGGTTGACCCATGCCAAGTGCTCCTTGGTGGACGCTACTTTACGTCTGTGGACGTAAAGTCGTCAAGGGGGCACGCTTTGGGAACTGTGGTAGCCAGAAAGTTTAGACCGCGCCCGCGAGAAACGTTTGCCGCAAACGTACGCAGGCTTAGGAAATCACGCGGGCTATCCCAGGAAGCCCTCGCCCTCGCCGCCGGACTGCACCGCACATATGTGGGGTCGATCGAACGCGCTGAGCGAAACGTCTCCATCGACAACATGGAAAAACTCGCCATCGCGCTTGGTGTGCCACTCACTGAGTTGGTGCGGGAGCTGTCCACATGACCCCCCATCTAGATTATGAAGAGCTACGACGCCTTTTTCCAGCCGTAAGAGCGTACCAAGAACTTGCCTCGAAGCATGGCATTGCGGATATCTTCCAAGACAACGGCGGCAAGATTCTCCAGGTATTGTTGCTGACGGGCCTTACGCACATTGCGAGCCGCGAGGGAAACGACGCGCGCGATGCGGACGGCCGTGAATACGAATTGAAGTCGGTCAACATCGAGCTTCGAAGCGTCTTCACGACGCACCATCACATGAATCCTCGGATAATAGCGAAGTACCGTACAGTTGATTGGGTCTTCGCAATTTATCGAAATATCGAACTCGCGGAGGTTTATCTCGTCACTGCCGCGCAGCTAGAATCGTTCTTCGAGAAGTGGGAAACGAAATGGCACACTGACGGCGAGCGCGATATTAATAATCCGAAGATACCGGTTCGATTCGTCCGCGACGTTGGAAAGCTGATTTACAAGAGCGAGACGGAAAAACCGGAGCTATAACCGAACTCTGTTGATGGCGACGGTGTCCTGGCTCCCACGCGATGAATTGATGGTAACAGGCCCTTGAGAACCGCATTCCCCGCCCTGTGCAAGCCAGTTAAATCGTTATACGATGGCCCGCTGGAAAGGAATCCGCATCTGCCATGTTTCGCCTTCGCACCTTCAACGTCGTCCCCGCATTGCCGCAGGCCCTCGCACGCCTCCAGGAGCTTGCTTACAACCTCTGGTGGAGCTGGAACAGCGAGGCCACCGAGCTGTTTCGCCGGCTCGATCCAGACCTCTGGAACGACACCGGTCAGAACCCCGTCGTCTTCCTTTCGCACATCGCCCAGAAGCGCCTCGATCACGCCGCCGGCGACAAGGCCTACCTCGGGCACTACGGCCGCGTGATGACGGCCTTCGACGCCTACCTCGGCCGCGAGGGCTGGTTCGCCAAGACCTGGCCCGACCTGAAGAACACGACAATCGCCTATTTTTCGATGGAGTTTGGCCTGCACGAATCGCTGCCGGTCTATTCCGGCGGCCTGGGCATTCTCGCGGGCGATCACCTCAAGAGCGCCAGCGATCTGGGCCTGCCGCTTGTCGGCGTCGGCCTGATGTATCGCCAGGGCTACTTCCAGCAGCGCATCACGCACGAAGGCTGGCAGCTTGAAGAATATCCCTCGCTCGATTTCTACCAGTTGCCCGTCGCGATCGTTCGCGGACAGGACGGCCAACCCGTCAAGTTCAAGCTCCCGATCGGCGAACACGAAGCGACCGTGCAGGCGTGGCGCGTGCAGGTCGGCCGCGTGCGTCTCTTCCTGCTCGACACCGATTTGCCGGAGAACCCGCACGCCGTCCGCGAAATCACCCACCGGCTCTATGGCGGCGACGACACCATGCGCATCCGGCAGGAAGTGCTGCTGGGCATCGGCGGCCTGCGCATGCTCGATTTGCTCGGCATCCGGCCGGATGTCTGCCACATGAACGAAGGTCACGCCGCGTTTCTCACCCTCGAGCGTCTGCGCCAGCAGCGCGAGTATCACAAGCTCGACCTGCCCGCGGCGCGGGAGGCCGTCACGGCGGGCCTCATCTTCACGACTCACACGCCGGTCCCGGCGGGCATCGACCGGTTCGATGACAAGTTGCTGACGCAATTTGTTCAGCCGTTCCTCACGGCGGTGGGCCTTAGCTTTGAAGAATTTCTCGCGCTGGGTCGCGTCGATGCAAAGAACCCGAACGAGTTGTTCTCGATGGCGGTGCTAGCCTTGCGGCTGGCCGGCTCGGCCAACGGCGTCTCGGCGCTGCACGGCTACGTCTCGCGCGACATGTGGCACACGGTCTGGCCCGGCGCGCCGCGCGACGAAGTGCCGATCACGTCGATCACCAACGGCATCCACACCCTCACGTGGATCGCGCCGGAGATTTCCGACCTGCTGACGCGCTACCTCGGCCCGGACTGGATCGAGAACCCCGTCGATCACGACATCTGGCGGATGGTGGCCGACATCCCCGACCTGGAGCTTTGGCGGGCGCACGAGCGCCGCCGTGTCGCGTTTGTGGCATTCGCGCGCAAGCGGCTCCGCGAGCAGCTCCGCCGGGGCGGCGCGCCGCCCACCGAGGTCAAGAGCGCCGACGAAGTGCTCGACCCCGAGGCCCTGACGATCGGCTTCGCCCGGCGTTTCGCGCCGTACAAGCGCGGCTCGCTCATCTTTCGCCAGCCCGAGCGGCTCGCACGGATCCTCTCCGACGCCGACCGCCCCGTGCAGTTCGTCTTCGGCGGCAAGGCCCACCCGCGCGACGACAACGGCAAGGAGATCATCAAGCAGATCATCGCGCACATGCGCAAGCCCGAATTCGCCCGCCGCGTCGTGTTCCTCGAAAACTATGACATCACCGTGGCACGCATGTTCGTCCAGGGCTGCGACGTCTGGCTCAATAACCCGATCAAGCCGCGCGAGGCGTCCGGCACCAGCGGCATGAAGGCCGCAGTCAACGGCAGCCTCAACTTCTCCACGCTCGACGGCTGGTGGCCCGAGGCCTACGACGGCGAAAACGGCTGGGCCATCGACGAGGGCAAGATCTACGACGACCCGAAGTTCCAGGATCAAATCGAGGGCGAGGCCATCTACGAAATCCTGGAGAAAGAAATCGTCCCGCTCTTCTTCGATCGCGGCGCTGACGGCCTGCCGCGCGGCTGGATCGCGCGAATGAAAAACTGCATGCGCACCATCTGCCCGATGTTCAATACCAACCGCATGCTCGAAGAGTATTCCAACATGCTGTACGCGCCGGCCGCGCGGCGCTATCGCCAGCGCGCGGCCAACGACTTCGGCGGCGCGAAGTCCCTCGCGGAATGGAAGGGCCGGCTCGCCGCCGCCTGGCCCAAGCTGCGCATCGAGCAGGTCGATTCAAACGGCGCGCCGGAATTGCCCGTCGGCTCAAAGGTGCAGGTCCGCGCCCGCGTTCACCTCGACTCCGTCAAACCCGATGATGTCGCGGTGGAGTTGTACTACGGTCACGTCGATGCCCACGGGCAGCTTGCCGAGGGCAACAATCAACCGATGAAGCTGATCGAGCCGGCCGAGAACGGGTCGGCCTGGTACCACGGAGAAATTCCCTGTCAGCGGAGTGGCCAGCACGGCTTCGCGGTGCGAGTCCTGCCGCGTAACCCGGAATTGGCCCACCCGCACGACACCGGGCTGATCCTCTGGGCCTGATTCTCCGGATTGTTTCGCGGCGCAGAATGCCGGACCCGGCGATTCACCTTGACAGGGGCAGCGGTCTAAACTACCGTACGGGGCTTCCCTGCGGCCACGATCCGAACGGTAAGATCGGGTTGCACAAGGGGCTGTAGCTCAATTGGTCAGAGCGCCGGCCTGTCACGCCGGAGGTTGCGGGTTCGAGCCCCGTCAGCCTCGTTTGCCCCCAAACGAGAAGGCCCTTTTCGCCCCCGCGGAGAGGGCCTTTTTCATTGCGCTGAAACCCGCCCCGCCGGCTGACCGATGACCTTCTCATGGAAGCGCCCCGCATGGCCACGAACCCGCCGGCCCGCATCGGCCGGACCGACGGCGTGTACGTCATCGCCGAAGCCGGGGTTAATCACGACGGATGTCTTGATAAGGCCCGCTCGCTAATCGACGCGGCCCACGCGGCCGGAGCCGACGCCGTGAAGTTTCAGGCCTTCTCCGCCAAGCGCCTCGCCTCGGCCGACGCCCCCAAGTGCGCCTATCAGGTGACGGCGGCCGGCGAGTCTCAGGCCCAGATGTTGGCGCGTCTGGAACTTGCTCCGTCGGACTTCGCTTCGCTTCAGCGGCATGCCGAACAGCGCGGGATCGCCTTCTTTTGCACGCCGTTTTCAATCCCCGATCTGGAAATGCTCGTCGCGCTCGGCGTACCCGCGATCAAAATCGCCTCGCCGGACATCGTGAATGTCCCCTTGCTTCGCGCTGCAGCGGCCACCAGTCTCCCGCTCATTGTCTCCACCGGCGCGGCCACGCTCGACGAAATCGACGCCGCCGTCGCCCTGCTGACCTCGGCCGGCGCGCGCGATCGATTAAGCTTATTGCACTGCGTATCTGCGTATCCCACGCGACCGGCTGATGCAAAGCTCGGCTGCATTCGCACAATGGCCGAACGCTTCAACCTTCCCGTCGGCTTCAGCGATCACACCGCCGACGCCGACTTCGGCGCGCTGGCGGTCGCCGCCGGCGCGCGCATTCTTGAGAAACATCTCACCCTGGACCGCTCGGCGCACGGCCCGGATCACTTTTTCTCGCTGGAACCGCCCGCGATGGCGCGATACGTGAACGGAGCGCGCCTGGCAATTGATGCAATGGGGACGGGCGTCGTCGCTCCGACCCAATCCGAAATGGAAGTCCGGCAAC includes these proteins:
- the pvuIIM gene encoding Modification methylase PvuII, producing the protein MGQPIELPKMDSVPAYRTAWGAAFRGDALHLLTELPDESINLVMTSPPFALQRQKDYGNKAQDQYVDWLLQFAELVFRKLCSDGSFVIDIGGAYEKGVPVRSLYPFRFAIRVCDEVGFKLAEDFYWFNPSKLPSPIEWVNKRKIRAKDSVNTVWWFSKSEWPRADVSKVLTEYSERMKKLISDPEGFYSPKKRPSGHDISGNFGKDNGGSIPSNLLQIPNSESNGQYLRGCKALGIPSHPARFPPKLPEFFIRFLTNPGDIVLDIFAGSNTTGAVAEIEGRRWMAFEADREYIAASAFRFIDTRTAEDRLSTLHASILAGQSVDVRDYLTEQPLFV
- the pvuIIR gene encoding Type-2 restriction enzyme PvuII — protein: MTPHLDYEELRRLFPAVRAYQELASKHGIADIFQDNGGKILQVLLLTGLTHIASREGNDARDADGREYELKSVNIELRSVFTTHHHMNPRIIAKYRTVDWVFAIYRNIELAEVYLVTAAQLESFFEKWETKWHTDGERDINNPKIPVRFVRDVGKLIYKSETEKPEL
- the malP gene encoding Maltodextrin phosphorylase translates to MFRLRTFNVVPALPQALARLQELAYNLWWSWNSEATELFRRLDPDLWNDTGQNPVVFLSHIAQKRLDHAAGDKAYLGHYGRVMTAFDAYLGREGWFAKTWPDLKNTTIAYFSMEFGLHESLPVYSGGLGILAGDHLKSASDLGLPLVGVGLMYRQGYFQQRITHEGWQLEEYPSLDFYQLPVAIVRGQDGQPVKFKLPIGEHEATVQAWRVQVGRVRLFLLDTDLPENPHAVREITHRLYGGDDTMRIRQEVLLGIGGLRMLDLLGIRPDVCHMNEGHAAFLTLERLRQQREYHKLDLPAAREAVTAGLIFTTHTPVPAGIDRFDDKLLTQFVQPFLTAVGLSFEEFLALGRVDAKNPNELFSMAVLALRLAGSANGVSALHGYVSRDMWHTVWPGAPRDEVPITSITNGIHTLTWIAPEISDLLTRYLGPDWIENPVDHDIWRMVADIPDLELWRAHERRRVAFVAFARKRLREQLRRGGAPPTEVKSADEVLDPEALTIGFARRFAPYKRGSLIFRQPERLARILSDADRPVQFVFGGKAHPRDDNGKEIIKQIIAHMRKPEFARRVVFLENYDITVARMFVQGCDVWLNNPIKPREASGTSGMKAAVNGSLNFSTLDGWWPEAYDGENGWAIDEGKIYDDPKFQDQIEGEAIYEILEKEIVPLFFDRGADGLPRGWIARMKNCMRTICPMFNTNRMLEEYSNMLYAPAARRYRQRAANDFGGAKSLAEWKGRLAAAWPKLRIEQVDSNGAPELPVGSKVQVRARVHLDSVKPDDVAVELYYGHVDAHGQLAEGNNQPMKLIEPAENGSAWYHGEIPCQRSGQHGFAVRVLPRNPELAHPHDTGLILWA
- the neuB gene encoding N,N'-diacetyllegionaminic acid synthase, yielding MATNPPARIGRTDGVYVIAEAGVNHDGCLDKARSLIDAAHAAGADAVKFQAFSAKRLASADAPKCAYQVTAAGESQAQMLARLELAPSDFASLQRHAEQRGIAFFCTPFSIPDLEMLVALGVPAIKIASPDIVNVPLLRAAAATSLPLIVSTGAATLDEIDAAVALLTSAGARDRLSLLHCVSAYPTRPADAKLGCIRTMAERFNLPVGFSDHTADADFGALAVAAGARILEKHLTLDRSAHGPDHFFSLEPPAMARYVNGARLAIDAMGTGVVAPTQSEMEVRQLARGSIVTKGPLRAGQALAAEHLTVLRPAGGISPDAFDSVIGRVMRVDIPAQTRIEWSMLA